The nucleotide sequence CAATATTGGGCTTGAAGGATTACAGATAATCGAGGGAGAAAAAACTTTCCGCTGGGGAGGAAAGTATCATTACGATCTGAATTTTCGCGATACATTATTTACTGAGCTAAATGCATTTCAAAATTTCAATCCAATAATCCCTGAAAAATTCAGAAAAGCAAAATACATCTGTCTTGGAAATATTGACCCAATTTTACAGATGAAAGTTCTTGACCAGGTTTCAGATCCGCAGTTTGTGGTTTGTGATACTATGAACCTTTGGATAAATACAATGAAGAACGACCTGTTAAAATTATTAAAACGGGTTACAGTTTTTATTCTGAATGATTCAGAAGCCAGAATGCTGACCGAAGAACCAAACCTGATAAAAGCCGCCAAACAAATTCGTCAAATGGGTCCCGAAATTTTAATTATTAAAAAAGGTGAACACGGTGCAATGCTGTTCACTGAAGATACTATTTTTTCTGCACCGGCATATCCAATGGAAATGATTTTAGATCCCACAGGCGCAGGTGATACATTCGCCGGTGGGTTCATCGGGTATTTACATCATAAACGTGAACTTAATTCTGAAAATATTAAAAGAGCAATAATATACGGCAGCACAATGGCTTCCTTTTGTGTTGAACAGTTTAGCACAAATGGATTGGAAAATTTATCATACCTAAAAATTCAGGATCGGTTCAGAGAATTCAAGAAAATATCCAACTTTAATGAAACCAACTGAATACTTTTCTATCAAGCTTGTCCAGAAGGACTCCTATGGAGAAAATGATAAACTGATTTTTCTCGATCAGACAAAACTTCCACTCGAAGAAAATTATATTGAAACTGATGATTACAATCGAATTGCAAAAGCGATTGAGAAGCTGGAAGTTCGAGGTGCACCATTAATCGGAATTTCTGCTGCTTATGCACTGGCACTTTCGATAAAGAATGTCAAATCTGAAATTGAAAGTAAATTCAACTCTGCTTATAAACGTTTGGCTGAGACACGCCCAACAGCAGTTAATTTATTTCAGGCATTGGATGAGATGAAGGAAACATTCGAAAGCATTACCGATAAAACTTCAGCGTATGAAATTTTAAAATCAAAAGCAATTGAAATTCACAAAAGAGACGAAGAATATTGTTTACGTATTGGTAGAAATGGTTTGAGTCTGTTCAAACGCAAATCTAATGTGCTTACTCATTGCAACACTGGTAAGCTTGCTACAGGTGGAATTGGGTACAGCTTTCGGAATTATAAAAACTGCTTTTGAAAATGGATTGGTAAATCATGTTTTTGCAGATGAAACACGTCCACTTCTGCAAGGTTTACGGCTCACAAGCTTTGAACTGAGAAGAAGTGGAATTCCATTTACAATGCAGACTGATTCATCTGCTGCAGAACTTATGAAGCAGGGAAAAGTTGATCTTGTAATCACAGGCGCTGACAGGATTGCACTCAACGGTGATTCAGCAAATAAAATTGGAACTTATAATCTGGCAATCCTGGCAAATTATCATAATATTCCTTTTTATATAGCTGCTCCTTCTACAACGATTGATAAAAAAATTTCTTCCGGACAAGAAATTGTGATTGAGTACAGAAATAAAAAGGAACTCCTTTATTTTGGCGATACATTAATTACTTCTGAACAATTTGAAGCGTTCACACCTGCGTTTGATGTAACTCAGGCTCATCTTATTTCAGGAATTATAACTGAAGAAGGATTATTTACTTTTCCTTATAACTTCATGCAATGAGCGAAATCCTTAAAACTGAAGCTGTAGTTTTAAGTAAGATGAACTATGGCGACTCAAGCAGTATTGTTTCAATGTTTACTGAAGATTACGGTAAAATAAGTTTGATAGTTAAAGGAGCGAGATCTCCAAAATCAAAGTACGGGAAAATTGTTGACCCGTTAAACTACATCTCGATTGTTTTCTACAAAAAAGAATCAAGAGAAATTCAATTATTATCACAGGCAGATTTGATTGAATATTATCATAAAATCAAAAGTGATATTGAAAAAATCAAATATGCGCTCGCAGTAATCGAACTTGTAAAATATATGCTTGCTGATTCTGAGATAAACAAGAAAATTTTCAGAGGTACAGTCAGAATTCTCTCCCGAATGGACGCAGGCGAAGAAAATCCTGAAATCAGTTTTGGTAGATTCTTTTATTTTATGCTTAAAGAAGCAGGCTACGAAATCCAGTTAAATTCCTGTGCTATCTGTGGTAAAACTGAGTTTAAGGGAAATTTGTATTACAATTTTGATAAAGGATTGATATGCGGTGAATGCAAAAGAACAGTGGTTGAAATTTATGATATAAATTCGGAACTTTTGACATATCTGAAATGTCTAAAGTACAATGAATCTGTAGATAGTTTCAGTAATTCAGTCAGACATAAAGCTATAACTTTTATGGAAAGACATCTGAAATATCATTTATCGGATTTCAAAGGATTAAGTTCAATAAATTTGTTTAACGAGAGGTAGTATCGCCATAATTTTACTATCCTGAAATAATCAGGACAATTTAACTAAGGAAAATACATTGGGAGATAAAATGAAAACAAAAGGAATTGTAGGTGCACTTACGCTATTATTCATAGGAATATTATTCGGTGCAATACTTGTTTCTGGATTCGGATTAGTCAGACCCGGACTCGCAGATATAAATCTTGGTGCAAATGAACCACCTGTAAAATTGGATGCTGATGCTTCCTCTTTTAGTCAGGCTTTTATTGAAGTAGCTGCAAAAGTTACTCCAGCAATCGTTCAAATCACCGTCGTTTCTGAAAGAGAAAACCCACACAGCGATTGGTTTTTCTTTCCATTTAAAGATATGCCAAAAGAACAACGAGGTTCTGGCAGCGGAATAATCATTTCTCAGGATGGTTACATCGTCACAAATAATCACGTAGTTGAAAATGCAAGTAAAGTAACTGTCGGTCTTTCTGATAAAAGACAGTTTGATGCAACTATTGTAGGAACTGATCCGCTAACCGACCTTGCGGTAGTTAAAATTGATGCAAGCAATTTACCAGTTGCATTTTTGGGAAATTCAGAAAACTTGAAAGTTGGTCAATGGGTGATGGCAATTGGAAATCCATTATCATTGAGCTCAACTGTCACGGCTGGAATTGTTAGTGCAATAGGTCGCGGGCAGCTTGGATTGATCCGTGATAGTTATGGAGTTGAAAATTTTATTCAAACAGATGCAGCAATCAATCCGGGAAATAGTGGTGGAGCGCTTGTTGACCTGTCAGGCGCTGTGATCGGAATTAATTCTGCAATTGCTTCCGGCGGTGGTGGAACGTACATCGGTTATGGGTTTGCTATTCCTATTAACCTTGCAAAAGCAGTATCACAGGATTTAATTGCTCACGGAAAAGTCAGCAGAGGTTATATAGGTATTAACATTGGTGAAGTTGATGATGCACTCGCAAAATCATTGGGGATGGATAAACCTAAAGGAATTATTATTCAGGGAATTGTTGAAGATGGTGCAGCTTCAAAATCTGATCTCAGAGCTGGAGATATTATTCTTGATATAGATGGTCGTGAAGTAAACAAACCTAATGAACTGCAAAGTTATGTTGCAGCTCTTACAGCAGGTACCACTGTAAAACTTAAAATTTATAGAAATGGTGAAACTCTTGAGAGGAAGGTAACACTTAAAGCCCGTGATGAGGATTCGAAAACCGAACCTATATCCAACAAAGATGATTCTATGGAAAAAGATAATTCCGGCTCAGGCACTGCAACATTTGATAACATTGGTTTGACGGTTAAGAATTTAACTAATAATGACAAGACCGAGTTTAAACTTGATAACGGTATTTTGATTACCAATGTTAAACCATTCAGTAAAGCCGAAGATCAGCGTTT is from Ignavibacteriota bacterium and encodes:
- the recO gene encoding DNA repair protein RecO; the encoded protein is MSEILKTEAVVLSKMNYGDSSSIVSMFTEDYGKISLIVKGARSPKSKYGKIVDPLNYISIVFYKKESREIQLLSQADLIEYYHKIKSDIEKIKYALAVIELVKYMLADSEINKKIFRGTVRILSRMDAGEENPEISFGRFFYFMLKEAGYEIQLNSCAICGKTEFKGNLYYNFDKGLICGECKRTVVEIYDINSELLTYLKCLKYNESVDSFSNSVRHKAITFMERHLKYHLSDFKGLSSINLFNER
- a CDS encoding Do family serine endopeptidase — encoded protein: MKTKGIVGALTLLFIGILFGAILVSGFGLVRPGLADINLGANEPPVKLDADASSFSQAFIEVAAKVTPAIVQITVVSERENPHSDWFFFPFKDMPKEQRGSGSGIIISQDGYIVTNNHVVENASKVTVGLSDKRQFDATIVGTDPLTDLAVVKIDASNLPVAFLGNSENLKVGQWVMAIGNPLSLSSTVTAGIVSAIGRGQLGLIRDSYGVENFIQTDAAINPGNSGGALVDLSGAVIGINSAIASGGGGTYIGYGFAIPINLAKAVSQDLIAHGKVSRGYIGINIGEVDDALAKSLGMDKPKGIIIQGIVEDGAASKSDLRAGDIILDIDGREVNKPNELQSYVAALTAGTTVKLKIYRNGETLERKVTLKARDEDSKTEPISNKDDSMEKDNSGSGTATFDNIGLTVKNLTNNDKTEFKLDNGILITNVKPFSKAEDQRLFAGLIITEANKEKVNNVNDFRRIVDEKKGSALLIKVVDKDGNNRFVGIEIPE
- a CDS encoding sugar kinase; its protein translation is MSLLVVGSVALDSVETPFDKIDDALGGSATYISLAASYFSAPVELIGVVGNDFPKKYIEMLEQHNIGLEGLQIIEGEKTFRWGGKYHYDLNFRDTLFTELNAFQNFNPIIPEKFRKAKYICLGNIDPILQMKVLDQVSDPQFVVCDTMNLWINTMKNDLLKLLKRVTVFILNDSEARMLTEEPNLIKAAKQIRQMGPEILIIKKGEHGAMLFTEDTIFSAPAYPMEMILDPTGAGDTFAGGFIGYLHHKRELNSENIKRAIIYGSTMASFCVEQFSTNGLENLSYLKIQDRFREFKKISNFNETN